The following coding sequences are from one Wenzhouxiangella sp. AB-CW3 window:
- a CDS encoding FtsX-like permease family protein gives MRLLVQSSRRFFYRHPGQLLLALVGIAAGVAVVTGVALMRDVLINALDLAGEELAGRDSVRVHHPSGRIDESLLADLATRPGAPELVPAIAARARHDGRILELLATDPIAVGGETGMGLDGNQINALMRNRAGVAMNEATARRLAKSEGDHIDLRIAGANHQLELTAILARGRALDDRLLMDIGSAQEVLGRQGELSWIEAPAGSRAWLEAELPEGVRIESAGERRDAAARLTEGMRANLTAMSLLSLAVGLFVIYSVLSFLLVQRRRAVGMLRAVGVTRGQITGLLATETFILAGLGALIGLVLGTVLADQLLTLVRQPIAELYRLVPAAQTRPTVTLYLAIWALAVALALGSTLAVWLEARRIPPGQLVRQDRDPTGTRPGLYAAATGLLITGMAVTLLSAGLAAALGGLFLALMGCALLAPRAGMLLLRLMRWPLKHKLAGRALGMLATSRRRIAPALAALSMALALSAGIGMMVLGFRVTVDDWIERLLRAEAYVTVSQGVIDAELTERIGELEGIAAVSSARQHHLPDGRVLIAYDLPADAWDGFELVAGDPGPAREAFMAGEAVLVTEPFARRQDKTIGDEIVIESGDHRHSLPIAAVYRDYGSDQGAIAVNADDYRDWFDDEVRDSLGLYFHETGDIERWRQRLEAIDERIVVTTPEQVRAQTLVVFDRTFRISWALAALVGIIALIALVSALLALGLERRRDHATLRALGLTRRGLTGLVVSQTTGLAAASALVAAPLAIAIHAGLTLVVQPRAFGWSLPLSLPLPPLGAMLMLALAAGLIAGLYPAWQIASRNPSSELRSRG, from the coding sequence ATGAGACTGCTGGTTCAGTCATCGCGGCGCTTCTTCTATCGACACCCGGGGCAGTTGCTGCTGGCCCTGGTCGGCATAGCCGCCGGCGTGGCCGTGGTGACCGGGGTGGCGTTGATGCGCGATGTGCTGATCAATGCACTGGACCTGGCCGGCGAAGAACTGGCCGGACGCGACAGTGTCCGGGTCCATCACCCGTCGGGCCGGATCGACGAGTCGCTGCTCGCCGACCTGGCCACCCGCCCCGGCGCACCGGAGCTGGTGCCGGCGATCGCCGCACGAGCACGCCACGACGGTCGCATCCTGGAGTTGCTGGCCACCGACCCGATTGCCGTGGGCGGCGAGACCGGCATGGGCCTGGACGGCAACCAGATCAATGCGCTGATGCGCAATCGAGCTGGGGTGGCCATGAACGAGGCCACGGCCAGACGACTGGCGAAGAGCGAAGGCGATCATATCGACCTGCGCATTGCCGGCGCCAACCATCAACTCGAACTGACCGCCATTCTGGCACGCGGACGGGCGCTGGACGACCGATTGCTGATGGATATCGGCTCGGCCCAGGAGGTGCTCGGGCGCCAGGGAGAACTGAGCTGGATCGAGGCACCGGCCGGCAGCCGCGCCTGGCTGGAAGCCGAGCTGCCCGAGGGAGTCCGCATCGAAAGCGCCGGCGAGCGCCGCGATGCCGCCGCCCGCCTGACCGAGGGCATGCGCGCCAACCTGACCGCGATGAGCCTGCTCAGCCTGGCCGTCGGCCTGTTCGTGATCTACAGCGTGCTGTCATTTCTGCTGGTGCAACGACGCCGCGCCGTCGGCATGCTACGCGCCGTCGGGGTTACGCGCGGGCAGATCACCGGTCTGCTGGCCACCGAGACATTCATCCTGGCCGGGCTCGGCGCCTTGATCGGCCTCGTCCTGGGTACGGTGCTGGCCGACCAGTTGCTGACCCTGGTGCGCCAGCCCATTGCCGAACTCTACCGGCTTGTGCCGGCGGCGCAGACCCGCCCGACCGTCACCCTTTACCTCGCAATCTGGGCTCTGGCGGTGGCACTGGCCCTGGGCAGCACCCTGGCCGTATGGCTGGAAGCCCGACGGATTCCGCCCGGGCAGCTGGTGCGCCAGGATCGTGACCCGACCGGCACACGGCCCGGACTATATGCGGCGGCAACCGGCCTGCTGATCACCGGCATGGCCGTCACCCTGCTGTCGGCGGGGCTGGCCGCGGCGCTGGGTGGCCTGTTCCTGGCCCTGATGGGCTGTGCCCTGCTCGCCCCCCGGGCCGGCATGCTGCTTCTGCGACTAATGCGCTGGCCGCTGAAGCACAAGCTAGCCGGACGCGCGCTGGGCATGCTGGCCACCTCGCGACGCCGCATTGCCCCGGCCCTGGCGGCACTGAGCATGGCACTGGCCCTGAGTGCCGGCATCGGCATGATGGTGCTGGGCTTTCGCGTCACCGTCGATGACTGGATCGAGCGGCTGCTGCGCGCCGAAGCCTATGTCACCGTCAGCCAGGGCGTCATCGATGCCGAACTGACCGAGCGCATCGGCGAGCTCGAGGGCATCGCCGCGGTGTCCAGTGCGCGCCAGCATCACCTGCCCGACGGCCGGGTGCTGATCGCCTACGACCTGCCGGCCGACGCCTGGGACGGTTTCGAGCTGGTCGCCGGCGACCCGGGCCCGGCACGCGAGGCGTTCATGGCCGGCGAAGCGGTACTGGTCACCGAACCCTTCGCCCGCCGCCAGGACAAGACCATCGGCGACGAGATTGTGATCGAATCGGGCGACCATCGCCACAGTCTGCCGATTGCCGCCGTTTACCGCGACTACGGCAGCGACCAGGGTGCGATCGCGGTGAATGCCGATGACTACCGCGACTGGTTCGATGACGAGGTCCGCGACAGCCTCGGGCTGTACTTTCACGAAACCGGCGATATCGAGCGCTGGCGTCAGCGCCTTGAGGCCATCGACGAGCGCATCGTGGTCACCACGCCAGAGCAGGTCCGCGCGCAGACCCTGGTGGTGTTCGACCGCACCTTCCGCATCTCCTGGGCACTGGCCGCACTGGTCGGCATCATCGCGCTGATCGCCCTGGTCAGCGCCCTGCTGGCGCTGGGGCTGGAGCGGCGGCGCGACCATGCAACCCTGCGCGCCCTGGGCCTGACTCGGCGCGGACTGACCGGCCTGGTGGTCAGCCAGACCACCGGGCTGGCTGCGGCCAGCGCCCTGGTCGCCGCGCCGCTGGCCATCGCCATCCACGCCGGACTCACACTGGTAGTGCAACCGCGCGCTTTCGGCTGGTCCCTGCCGCTGAGCCTGCCCTTGCCACCGCTGGGCGCCATGCTCATGCTGGCGCTGGCCGCCGGGCTGATCGCCGGCCTGTACCCGGCCTGGCAGATCGCCTCGCGCAATCCTTCGAGCGAATTGCGGAGCCGCGGATGA
- a CDS encoding ABC transporter ATP-binding protein, with product MSAEPVLRLSGLSRHFVSGGETIRVLDGLELEVAAGERVAVMGASGSGKSTLLHLAAGMDRPDEGHVQVAGIDLAGTPEPKRTRLRAATIGLVFQDFNLIDSLSVAENIELPMWLNGKSLEDRTFRALTGELGLERLLDRLPGELSGGEQQRVAIARALIHEPRLLLADEPTGALDQVTAAGVLDLFDRVTAGRDCALVMVTHNPDAARICNRTLWLKQGRLEAE from the coding sequence GTGTCAGCTGAGCCGGTATTGCGCCTGAGCGGGCTTTCGCGGCATTTCGTTTCCGGCGGTGAGACGATCCGTGTCCTGGACGGACTCGAACTGGAAGTGGCCGCCGGAGAGCGCGTGGCCGTCATGGGGGCTTCGGGGTCCGGCAAGTCCACCCTGCTGCACCTGGCCGCCGGCATGGATCGGCCCGACGAAGGGCACGTGCAGGTGGCGGGCATCGATCTCGCCGGTACCCCGGAGCCCAAGCGCACACGGCTGAGGGCCGCCACCATCGGCCTGGTATTCCAGGACTTCAACCTGATTGACAGCCTCAGCGTGGCGGAAAACATCGAACTGCCGATGTGGCTCAATGGCAAATCACTCGAGGACAGGACTTTTCGGGCACTGACCGGAGAACTCGGCCTCGAACGCTTGCTGGATCGCCTGCCCGGTGAACTATCGGGCGGAGAACAGCAAAGAGTGGCCATTGCCCGGGCCCTGATCCACGAACCCCGTCTGCTGCTGGCCGACGAGCCCACCGGTGCGCTCGACCAGGTCACCGCGGCCGGCGTGCTCGACCTGTTCGACCGGGTCACCGCGGGGCGCGACTGCGCGCTGGTGATGGTCACTCACAACCCGGACGCGGCACGCATCTGCAATCGCACGCTGTGGCTGAAGCAGGGCCGCCTCGAAGCCGAATGA
- a CDS encoding DUF3429 family protein, with translation MTQSARIARLTGWIGLAPLAGLPIIALIPSPDWLVDLLVSWAVILLAFWAGHLWMRHLDDDPPRPWLLIAALALALVAWPALVMPLHWAMFWLAALYTIYLFIDEPWRAQGRSGWHRRMRLMLTLAAIAVLLASGLLGSAGVS, from the coding sequence ATGACACAAAGCGCCCGGATCGCACGACTGACCGGCTGGATCGGACTGGCGCCCCTGGCGGGTCTGCCGATCATTGCCCTGATCCCCTCCCCGGACTGGCTTGTTGACCTGCTGGTGAGCTGGGCGGTGATCCTGCTTGCCTTCTGGGCCGGCCACTTGTGGATGCGTCATCTCGACGACGATCCGCCGCGCCCGTGGCTGCTGATTGCGGCGCTGGCCCTCGCGCTGGTGGCCTGGCCGGCCCTCGTCATGCCGTTGCACTGGGCCATGTTCTGGCTGGCCGCGCTGTATACCATCTACCTGTTCATCGACGAACCCTGGCGGGCACAGGGCCGCAGCGGCTGGCACCGGCGCATGCGACTGATGCTCACCCTGGCGGCCATCGCTGTTCTGCTTGCCAGCGGCCTACTGGGCAGTGCGGGTGTCAGCTGA
- the panD gene encoding aspartate 1-decarboxylase has product MQLNMLKAKIHRATVTRVELDYEGSCAIDEALLEASGILEYEQIHIYNIANGERFVTYAIRAERDSGVISVNGAAAHKANEGDLIIIAAYSRMSESEAASHEPKLVYPDAENRIARTAGRIPVQAA; this is encoded by the coding sequence ATGCAACTGAATATGCTCAAAGCCAAGATCCATCGCGCGACCGTGACGCGGGTCGAACTCGACTACGAGGGTTCCTGCGCGATCGACGAGGCACTGCTGGAAGCTTCTGGAATTCTCGAGTACGAACAGATACATATCTACAATATCGCCAATGGCGAGCGGTTCGTGACCTATGCCATTCGAGCCGAGCGCGACAGCGGTGTGATTTCGGTCAACGGAGCGGCCGCGCACAAGGCCAACGAGGGTGATCTCATCATCATTGCCGCCTACTCGCGGATGAGCGAATCGGAAGCGGCCAGTCACGAGCCCAAGCTGGTGTACCCGGATGCCGAGAACCGTATCGCACGCACCGCCGGCCGGATTCCTGTCCAGGCGGCCTGA
- a CDS encoding glucose-6-phosphate isomerase produces MLQKNDTPGIAELFESDPGREQDFRLRQSDWELDYSRIPLERAGLTSLHTLTESAGLGAAVARLFAGESVNTSERQPALHMALRAEEGSSFGPGADMATLLRQRQRFMDLAARLHDGSSGLTDLLHIGIGGSDLGPRLVADALNADDSAVRVHWLSTLDGRRFERLCRELDPATTGMVMASKSFSTEETMTQARAARQWLGEGWAKRAWAATANAGRAEEFGVPADHVLEFPSFVGGRYSLWSSVGVSAAARIGPERFRRLLAGAERADREFARSEQDPSMAVVLALLMHYLRRDLDLNTLGVVSYEPRLALLAGHLQQLVMESLGKGVDLDDRPLDVPTAPLIYGGRGTDLQHSIFQALHQGRDTHPLLLVGSLRDRHAYPEWHQAQYAHLLAQARAFANGRSDGEIYQNMPGNRPVATLIVDELDSDNLGWLLASLEHAVYALSVLWGINAFDQWGVEEGKRLAAEIRSRLQSGT; encoded by the coding sequence ATGTTGCAAAAAAACGACACCCCCGGCATCGCCGAACTCTTCGAAAGCGATCCCGGGCGAGAACAAGACTTTCGTCTCAGGCAATCGGACTGGGAACTGGACTATTCACGAATTCCGCTTGAGCGGGCGGGTCTGACGTCACTCCATACCCTGACAGAATCGGCAGGACTGGGCGCCGCCGTCGCCCGCCTGTTCGCGGGCGAGTCGGTCAATACCAGCGAACGCCAGCCCGCCTTGCACATGGCGCTACGTGCCGAAGAAGGCAGCAGCTTTGGTCCTGGCGCCGATATGGCCACACTGCTGCGCCAGCGACAGCGTTTTATGGACCTTGCCGCGCGCCTGCATGATGGCAGCAGCGGCCTGACCGACCTGCTGCATATCGGCATCGGCGGTTCCGACCTGGGTCCGCGGCTGGTCGCCGACGCCCTCAATGCCGACGACAGCGCCGTGCGCGTGCACTGGCTGTCAACCCTGGATGGGCGGCGGTTCGAACGCTTGTGCCGCGAGCTTGATCCGGCCACCACCGGCATGGTGATGGCCTCGAAGTCGTTTTCCACGGAAGAAACCATGACCCAGGCCAGGGCCGCGCGCCAGTGGCTGGGCGAAGGCTGGGCAAAGCGTGCATGGGCGGCCACCGCCAATGCCGGGAGGGCTGAGGAGTTCGGGGTGCCGGCCGATCACGTGCTTGAGTTTCCGAGCTTTGTGGGTGGCCGCTACTCGCTGTGGTCCTCGGTGGGTGTAAGCGCCGCGGCGCGCATTGGACCGGAGCGTTTTCGCCGCCTGCTTGCCGGTGCCGAGCGGGCCGACCGCGAGTTTGCCCGGTCAGAGCAGGACCCGTCCATGGCCGTGGTGCTGGCCCTGCTGATGCACTATCTGCGGCGAGATCTGGATCTGAACACGCTGGGTGTTGTCAGTTATGAGCCGCGCCTGGCGCTGCTGGCCGGTCATCTGCAGCAGCTGGTCATGGAGAGCCTGGGCAAGGGTGTGGACCTGGATGACCGCCCCCTCGATGTGCCGACTGCCCCCCTGATCTACGGTGGCCGTGGCACCGATCTTCAGCATTCCATCTTCCAGGCCCTGCACCAGGGGCGTGATACGCATCCCCTGCTGCTGGTCGGCAGCCTGCGCGACCGCCATGCCTATCCGGAGTGGCACCAGGCCCAGTATGCCCATCTGCTGGCCCAGGCCAGGGCCTTTGCCAACGGTCGGTCCGACGGCGAAATCTACCAGAACATGCCTGGCAATCGTCCCGTTGCCACGCTCATTGTCGACGAACTCGATAGCGACAACCTTGGCTGGCTGCTGGCCAGCCTGGAGCATGCAGTCTATGCTCTGTCGGTGCTCTGGGGCATCAATGCCTTCGACCAGTGGGGCGTGGAAGAAGGCAAGCGACTGGCCGCCGAAATTCGGTCCCGGTTGCAGTCCGGCACCTGA
- a CDS encoding S9 family peptidase, with protein sequence MTRIPLFLLLALALCLPLWADDIQPLAPDDYYDFQFIQDPQLAGDGGRIAFVRAQVNEERRGRDSAIWTVAADGSSPAESFTSGDSDRHPRFSPGGSELAFLRPIDGDTQIHRMPIDGGEARPATTIRQGRIAGFTWLPDGQRMVLTLSIDPAVDDPTEAEEDNDEPSADVKIYSRQLYRTEAAGWLDERRNTLWLLELESGELTRLTADSEWNYNNPAVSPDGRLLAFNADRSGSEYDGGHNQDIYLLDLDSGEDRKLPTPDGRATSPVFSPDGQQIAFSYQSDRYRPTELHLISIDGEAHEVLHDGQDLSVAEAMWPEGYDRPLIRADYRGSHPLMRLHDDGSTEILIGEGAVLNGLSFADDGRTLAFLMESETRLAEVHLAGNDSFEPRRLTEFNDELLSSRHLGELDRFSFEVEDNKVVDGFLLRPKGFEADQPWSLVLNIRGGPAGMWGHRWFHEFQMMAGAGYAVLFTNYRGSTGYGFDFQSAVYQDYGGVDYRDNIQALDEALQRFDWIDVDRLYLTGGSHGGFLTNWITTQTDRFRAAVTQRSVSNWVSEAGTQAYVPAMMNAEFGGTIWENYDYYWGRSPLKYADQVRTPTLIIHSTDDQITPIGQGQEWFYALINNDVETELAVFEGEGHGLSRAGTPVNLVKRLELILDWFERHHPRE encoded by the coding sequence ATGACAAGAATACCGCTTTTCCTGCTACTGGCCCTTGCACTCTGCCTGCCCCTTTGGGCCGATGACATCCAGCCCCTGGCGCCGGATGACTACTACGACTTCCAGTTCATCCAGGACCCGCAACTGGCCGGCGATGGCGGGCGCATCGCCTTCGTGCGCGCCCAAGTCAACGAGGAGCGACGCGGCCGCGACTCGGCCATCTGGACGGTGGCCGCTGACGGCTCGAGCCCGGCCGAGTCATTCACCAGTGGCGATTCTGACCGTCACCCGCGCTTCTCCCCGGGTGGCAGCGAACTGGCCTTTCTGCGCCCGATCGATGGCGATACCCAGATTCACCGCATGCCCATTGATGGCGGCGAGGCCCGGCCGGCCACCACCATTCGCCAGGGACGGATTGCCGGTTTCACCTGGCTGCCAGATGGACAACGGATGGTGCTGACGCTGTCCATCGACCCGGCCGTCGATGACCCGACCGAGGCCGAAGAGGACAACGACGAACCCAGTGCCGACGTGAAGATCTATTCGCGCCAGCTTTATCGTACCGAGGCCGCGGGCTGGCTGGACGAGCGCCGCAATACGCTGTGGCTGCTCGAACTCGAAAGCGGCGAACTGACCCGGCTGACCGCCGACAGCGAGTGGAATTACAACAACCCGGCCGTTTCGCCCGATGGGCGCCTGCTGGCATTTAACGCCGATCGCAGCGGAAGTGAGTACGACGGCGGTCACAACCAGGACATCTATCTGCTCGACCTGGACAGTGGCGAAGACCGCAAGCTGCCCACTCCAGACGGTCGTGCCACCTCGCCTGTCTTTTCGCCCGATGGCCAGCAGATCGCGTTCAGCTACCAGTCCGACCGCTATCGTCCGACCGAGCTGCACCTGATCAGCATCGACGGCGAGGCCCATGAAGTGCTGCACGACGGTCAGGACCTGTCCGTGGCCGAGGCCATGTGGCCGGAAGGATACGACCGGCCGCTCATTCGCGCCGACTATCGCGGCAGCCATCCGCTGATGCGACTGCACGACGATGGCAGCACGGAGATTCTGATCGGAGAGGGCGCCGTGCTCAATGGCTTGAGCTTCGCCGACGATGGCCGGACGCTGGCGTTCCTGATGGAAAGCGAGACCCGTCTGGCCGAAGTTCACCTGGCCGGTAACGACTCGTTCGAGCCGCGGCGGCTGACCGAATTCAACGACGAACTGCTGTCCTCGCGTCACCTTGGTGAACTGGACCGCTTCAGCTTCGAAGTCGAAGACAACAAGGTGGTCGACGGCTTTCTGCTGCGCCCGAAAGGCTTCGAGGCCGACCAGCCCTGGTCGCTGGTTCTCAATATCCGCGGCGGCCCGGCCGGCATGTGGGGACATCGCTGGTTCCATGAATTCCAGATGATGGCCGGAGCCGGCTACGCGGTGCTGTTCACCAACTACCGCGGCTCTACCGGCTACGGTTTCGACTTCCAGTCGGCCGTCTACCAGGACTACGGTGGCGTCGACTACCGCGACAACATCCAAGCCCTGGACGAGGCCCTGCAGCGCTTCGACTGGATCGACGTGGATCGTCTTTACCTGACCGGGGGAAGTCATGGCGGCTTTCTGACCAACTGGATCACCACGCAGACCGATCGCTTCCGCGCAGCCGTCACCCAGCGCAGCGTGTCGAACTGGGTGTCCGAGGCCGGCACCCAGGCCTACGTTCCGGCCATGATGAATGCCGAGTTCGGCGGCACGATCTGGGAAAACTACGACTACTACTGGGGACGTTCACCTCTGAAGTATGCCGACCAGGTACGCACCCCTACCCTGATCATCCACTCCACGGATGACCAGATCACGCCCATCGGCCAGGGGCAGGAGTGGTTCTACGCCTTGATCAACAACGATGTGGAAACCGAACTGGCCGTGTTCGAGGGCGAAGGCCACGGACTGTCACGCGCCGGCACACCGGTCAACCTGGTCAAGCGTCTGGAACTGATTCTGGACTGGTTCGAACGGCATCACCCGCGCGAATGA
- a CDS encoding class 1 fructose-bisphosphatase: MRIGTTLTNYIIQNQRHIEGATGEFTGLLNDIAVACKKIADLVNKGALVNVLGATDSRNVQGETQKKLDVISNELMIEALRYNGHIAALASEEMDSVYHLPANAPRGKYLLLCDPLDGSSNIDVNVSVGTIFSILKAPDGVTNPSEKDFLRPGTEQVAAGYCLYGPSTMLVLTTGHGVSMFTLDRDFGEFLLTREQVEIPVDTGEFAINMSYQRFWDQPITQYIEECLQGADGPRQKNFNMRWVASMVAEVHRILTRGGVFLYPCHSQLRAAGKAGKLRLLYEANPMAYIVEQAGGAASTGLERILEVNPEEIHQRVPVILGARNEVRRVDELHRSEAG; the protein is encoded by the coding sequence ATGCGCATCGGTACCACGCTTACCAATTACATCATCCAGAACCAGCGCCACATCGAAGGCGCTACCGGTGAATTCACCGGCCTGCTCAACGACATTGCCGTGGCGTGCAAGAAAATTGCCGACCTGGTCAACAAGGGCGCACTGGTCAATGTCCTGGGGGCCACCGACAGCCGGAACGTGCAGGGTGAAACCCAGAAAAAGCTCGATGTGATCTCCAATGAGCTGATGATCGAGGCGCTGCGATACAACGGCCATATTGCGGCTCTGGCCTCGGAGGAAATGGACTCGGTCTACCACCTGCCGGCCAATGCCCCGCGTGGCAAGTACCTGCTGCTGTGCGATCCGCTCGACGGCTCGTCGAATATCGACGTCAATGTCTCGGTCGGTACGATATTTTCCATTCTCAAGGCACCCGACGGGGTGACCAACCCTTCCGAGAAGGACTTCCTGCGTCCTGGCACTGAGCAGGTCGCTGCCGGCTACTGTCTCTATGGCCCCTCGACCATGCTGGTACTGACCACCGGCCACGGTGTCAGCATGTTCACCCTGGATCGGGACTTCGGTGAATTCCTGCTGACCCGTGAACAAGTCGAGATTCCGGTCGACACCGGGGAATTCGCCATCAATATGTCCTACCAGCGCTTCTGGGACCAACCAATCACTCAGTACATCGAAGAATGCCTGCAGGGTGCCGACGGTCCTCGCCAGAAGAATTTCAACATGCGCTGGGTAGCTTCCATGGTGGCCGAGGTCCATCGCATTCTCACCCGTGGCGGGGTTTTCCTCTATCCCTGCCACAGCCAGCTCCGGGCCGCCGGCAAGGCCGGCAAGCTGCGCCTGCTGTATGAAGCCAACCCCATGGCCTATATCGTCGAGCAGGCCGGTGGCGCGGCCAGCACGGGGCTGGAACGCATTCTCGAAGTCAATCCGGAAGAGATCCATCAGCGTGTCCCGGTCATTCTCGGTGCCCGCAATGAAGTCCGGCGCGTGGATGAACTCCACCGCTCGGAAGCAGGCTAA
- a CDS encoding ABC transporter ATP-binding protein yields the protein MDLHQPGTPGTRTLSNEGTATFPAGPVLSVRGLSKTYAGGHRALDEVDLEMCRGEIFALLGPNGAGKTTLISIVCGLVQPGQGQVQVAGFDIGPDYRETRSRVGLVPQELHTDTFETVIDTVRFSRGLFGCEPDDRFLEQLLRDLSLWEKRDQRIMTLSGGMKRRVLIAKALSHEPELLFLDEPTAGVDVELRRDMWALVHRLRERGVSILLTTHYIEEAEEMADRIGVIHQGRLILVDDKAALIRKLGRKQLTLHLDSPLPALPPELEHWGLDLAEQGEVIEYHFDANDEQARVPQLLRELARAGVEFTDLNTRQSSLEEIFIRLLEENR from the coding sequence ATGGATCTGCACCAGCCCGGAACCCCGGGCACTCGAACCCTTTCGAATGAAGGCACTGCCACTTTTCCGGCTGGCCCGGTGTTGTCGGTGCGCGGGCTTTCCAAGACCTATGCCGGAGGGCATCGCGCGCTCGATGAAGTCGACCTGGAGATGTGTCGCGGTGAAATCTTCGCCCTGCTCGGGCCCAACGGAGCCGGCAAGACCACGCTGATCAGCATCGTCTGCGGTCTTGTCCAGCCGGGTCAAGGTCAGGTGCAGGTTGCCGGATTCGATATCGGGCCAGACTACCGCGAGACTCGCTCACGCGTCGGCCTGGTGCCGCAGGAGCTGCATACCGACACCTTCGAAACCGTGATCGACACGGTGCGTTTTTCGCGTGGTCTGTTCGGATGCGAGCCCGACGATCGCTTTCTCGAGCAGCTGCTGCGGGATCTGAGCCTGTGGGAAAAGCGCGATCAACGCATCATGACGCTGTCCGGCGGCATGAAGCGCCGCGTGCTGATTGCCAAGGCACTGTCGCACGAGCCGGAGCTGCTGTTTCTCGACGAGCCGACCGCCGGGGTCGATGTCGAGTTGCGGCGTGACATGTGGGCCCTGGTCCACCGCTTGCGTGAGCGGGGGGTCAGCATTCTGCTGACCACCCACTACATCGAGGAGGCCGAAGAAATGGCCGATCGGATCGGCGTGATTCACCAGGGGCGCTTGATCCTGGTCGACGACAAGGCCGCCCTGATCCGGAAACTCGGGCGCAAGCAGCTCACCCTGCACCTGGACAGTCCGCTGCCCGCACTGCCGCCGGAGCTGGAACACTGGGGGCTGGATCTGGCGGAGCAGGGTGAGGTGATCGAATACCACTTCGATGCCAACGACGAGCAGGCCCGCGTGCCGCAATTGCTCCGTGAGCTGGCACGGGCCGGTGTCGAATTTACCGATCTCAATACCCGACAGAGCTCCCTGGAAGAGATCTTCATTCGCCTGCTCGAGGAAAACCGATGA
- a CDS encoding ABC transporter permease — protein MNASTFPRFNLRGVRALYLFEMGRFKRTLWQSMATPVITTVLYFVVFGSAIGNRIGEIDGVSYGAFIVPGLILLTVFTQSLSNAAFGIYMPRFSGTIYEILSAPISAIEMVLAYVGAAATKSLLLGLLILATASVLIDLEVAYPVLMLLYLFLVCFAFCLAGFIIGIWAEGFEHLQLLPMLVVTPLTFLGGVFYSIEMLPEPWRTISLFNPLVYVISGFRWCFHGSGDVAPWVSLAVLLGFCTLCIGLVWWMLRTGYRIKP, from the coding sequence ATGAATGCTTCCACCTTCCCGCGCTTCAATCTGCGCGGCGTGCGTGCGCTCTACCTGTTTGAAATGGGGCGCTTCAAGCGCACCCTGTGGCAAAGCATGGCCACCCCGGTTATTACTACAGTGCTGTACTTCGTGGTGTTCGGGTCTGCCATCGGCAATCGCATTGGCGAGATCGACGGCGTCAGCTACGGCGCTTTCATCGTACCGGGCCTGATTTTGCTTACCGTTTTCACCCAGAGCCTGAGCAACGCCGCGTTCGGCATCTACATGCCGCGCTTCTCGGGCACCATCTATGAAATCCTCTCGGCCCCGATTTCTGCCATCGAGATGGTGCTGGCCTATGTCGGCGCTGCGGCCACCAAGTCTCTGCTGCTCGGTCTGCTGATCCTGGCCACGGCCAGCGTACTGATCGACCTGGAAGTGGCCTATCCGGTATTGATGCTGCTGTACCTGTTCCTGGTGTGTTTTGCCTTCTGCCTGGCCGGGTTCATCATCGGCATCTGGGCCGAAGGGTTCGAACACCTGCAGCTGCTGCCCATGCTTGTGGTCACACCGCTGACCTTCCTCGGCGGGGTGTTCTATTCCATCGAGATGCTGCCGGAGCCCTGGCGCACGATCAGCCTGTTCAATCCGCTGGTCTACGTCATCTCCGGCTTCCGTTGGTGTTTCCATGGCAGCGGCGACGTGGCGCCCTGGGTCAGCCTGGCGGTTTTGCTTGGTTTCTGTACACTGTGCATCGGCCTGGTCTGGTGGATGTTGCGCACCGGCTACCGCATCAAGCCTTGA